A region from the Roseofilum reptotaenium CS-1145 genome encodes:
- a CDS encoding lipopolysaccharide assembly protein LapA domain-containing protein: MIARHLSLTLLLSVWISAISILSVQNATPVSLKFLLFESVQIPVGILLAFSASLGLLAGLLILPWGSNKTSPFSEPQDLDPSRWD; this comes from the coding sequence ATGATAGCCCGTCATCTGAGTCTAACCCTACTGCTGAGTGTTTGGATTAGTGCGATCTCCATTCTCTCCGTCCAGAATGCCACCCCTGTATCCCTCAAATTCCTGCTTTTTGAGTCCGTACAGATCCCGGTAGGCATCCTCTTAGCCTTTAGTGCATCTCTTGGACTTCTTGCTGGTCTTCTCATTCTCCCTTGGGGGAGCAACAAGACCTCCCCCTTCTCTGAACCACAAGATCTAGACCCTTCCAGATGGGATTAA